The region CCACTAACCACAAAGACGCAGGAGGGGGacaggctggctggctggcgcTGGATGGGCTGGCTGGTTCATGCAAATTTCCAGAACAAAATGCTAAATGGCAAACTGCCACCCAATCGTAATTTCTGCTTGTTACATTAAAATTTCAGCTTACTCGGCTGAGCGACATTTATGTGTGTATTACAGTGACAAACGACCTTCAAACAAGTGGGCGGATagggcagggcagggcaggCCAGAGCATGGCGGTGGCGGGAGCGCAAACATCATCCTCGGCAGGCCCATCTGCATATATAATTGAAGAAATCAAGGCGCTAATGAACAGCTCGGCTCTCGTCTGGGCCTGGGccagtgctgctgctgcttctcgcTCCCCTCCAAACCAACAAATCGATATTTCCGAATGTTGCCCAAGGAGCGTTGGGGCAGCGTAACGGAATGACGAGCGCACGACACGCGCTCCCTGGGGgcacctaaaaaaaaaaaggaccagATCTGCGCCTGGAATCATTGTATTCTCCTATTGGGCGAGAATTTACCGCCTTGGCTGCAAGAATACGAGGTGATCAATCTCTAATGGTGGCTTGCGTTCCTGATTCCCGGTTTCTTGCGCCAATATCTAGCCGGCAatcaaaacgaaataaaaatctGCAAAAAATCCGAAGCAACACTCGGGAAAACGTGCTcacgcatacacacacatgACCGAGTGCGGTTATGTTGAACACGCCTCGCTTTTTCTTCACCACTACTCTCACTCTCATTAATAACacatgcttttttttttttcattcgtGGAACTTTGCGAACATCCAAGTAATTTATTAGAATCAATTTTACGTTAAATTTCCAAGTGTGTGAATTGTCAATGCACATTTCGGGTTTCAATGTAAACTGCTTTGCCAAATTACATGTGGGCTTCCATTTGCCGGATGCCCAAACGGCGTGTTCTCGTGTCTGTGTAGTCGGGCAAAAGTTCCTGCAAATAAATGTGGGGAAAAACGCCGCAAATTAGAGTCTTGCGTGTGCTGGGGTTAAAAAAGGGGAGCTCCGCTGGCTCGACACTTACCATTTCGTACTGGCGAGAAGGCGCTAGGATTACTTGGACCTTGCACGCATCTTCCTGCGCTTACGCTTCAACCTACGCATACGCTTCTTACGCCACTGCAAACGAAGAACATAGTTAATTAGTATTCGCTTATCTAATTGCACTTGAAAAATCACTATATTTTCACTTGAATTCTGATTTTTACCTTAGCTCTCATTTTCCTTGTAGTCTGGGAGACGGTCaatgaaagaaagaaagaatttTCAGCGGAAGTCTAACGTGTCGAGTTTGACAGCTAGTGCTGGGGTATCGTTGATTTATCGATATCTTAGCTTTTTATTGCTAGATCTAGCCGTTTCACTCTAATTTCTAGCCATATTTAGAGTTTTTGCAACACTGCCGGCAAAGTCGCGCCGAATCGGGCATGAATTTACGAACCGGTAACAAAAGGAACCACTATCGATAATTCTATCGATATATACCCGGTTTTCTGAGAACAGTATGGTACAAAGCTTAAGAAAAAATGGCGCCAGaatttgaatatttcctaaCCTCTATTATGAATTTTAAACAGCTTATTAGAAATGAAACCAATGGGCCAATTCAATAGTTAAACTTTATATTTCACGTTGCAGACATTCTGTGTGGTGTCAAAGCGATTCCGGAAAAACTACATCCACCGCTTTACGGGAACCAAGAGCCTATTCCTGTTCCATCCCTGGAGCCCGGCGCGACGCGTGTGTGTCTACATTGCCACCAACCAGTTCTTCGACTACTGCGTTATGGCGACCATCCTGTTCAACTGCATCTTCCTGGCCATGACGGAGACGGTGGAGGAGGCGGAGTGAGTATTCCACAATGGATAGCCCCAGTAGCTCTTTTCTGACGTCCTTATCTGTTGTATTACTAGGTACATCTTCCTGGCCATCTACAGCATCGAAATGGTCATCAAAATAATAGCCAAAGGCTTCTTGCTCAACAAGTATACGTACCTGCGCAATCCATGGAATTGGCTGGACTTTGTGGTCATAACCAGTGGATATGCCACAATTGGAATGGAGGTGGGCAACCTGGCCGGGCTGCGCACCTTTCGCGTTCTGCGCGCCCTCAAAACGGTGTCCATTATGCCGGGTCTGAAGACGATCATCAACGCATTGCTGCACTCCTTCCGCCAGTTGGCCGAGGTCATGACGCTAACAATCTTCTGCCTCATGGTGTTCGCTCTGTTCGCCCTGCAGGTCTACATGGGGGAGTTGCGAAACAAGTGTGTGCGCCAGGTGCCATCAGACTGGACGAACGTCTCCCACTTGGACTGGCAGATGTAGGTGAACTGTAAACCTATTCTTGAACTTTCAGCAAACACTCTTTCATTTCAGATGGGTCAACGACACTGACAACTGGCTCTACGACGAGGAGGAGCTGCCCGTTTTGTGCGGAAACCTCACGGGAGCCCGTCACTGTCCCATGGAATATGTGTGCCTCTGCGTGGGGGAGAATCCCAACCATGGATACACCAATTTCGACAACTTCATGTGGTCCATGCTGACCACCTTTCAGCTGATTACCCTGGACTATTGGGAGAACGTTTACAACATGGTAGGTCATCTAAACCATTCGCTTAGGCTCCACCTAAACCATTCACTTTAGGTTCTAGCCACCTGCGGCCCCATGAGCGTTTCCTTCTTCACGGTGGTGGTGTTCTTTGGATCCTTCTACCTGATCAACCTGATGCTGGCTGTAGTGGCTTTGAGCTACGAGGAGGAGGCGGAAATAACGAATGAGGTAAGAGCAGAGCTGCTTCTTTAAAAAGTACATTTATCCAATCCTTGTGTACCCCCCCAGGAACGCAAGAAAGACCTGCTGGACCACCGTGACGACTCGACCTTTAGCTTCGACCCTTCGGTGTTGAATGTGAAAAAGCTTAACAAGAATAACAAAAAGAAGATTGACTCAAGGAAGGGTGTCCTCTTGGCCTCCTACAGCAAAAAGAAGACTCGACGAAAAAAGGCAAAGGGCGGCAAGGATGCGGGAGCCACCAATGGCAACGGAAGCGGAAGCAACGGCAACGAACCCGGCAAGTCCCATTCGGCCACGCCGAGTCCAGGACCCAGTCCACGTCACAGCGCCTCGGATCGCCCCTCGGCCCTAGCACTGCAGGCCCAGAAGCAGTACCAGCAAATGGAACAGGCCAAGGCCAGCGGAGCAGCCACAAGCACTGCCACCACTGCGCCCACGCCCAAGGCCAAGATCAGCTTCCAAGACAGCGGAGTGGGCGTGGGAGTAAAGAACCCCAACATGCTGTATCCATCCGACTACAAGGGCCAGCTCATCGTGAGCAGCCGGCAAACCAGCTCCAATTCAAGTGGCGTTAATCGCGAATCCTCGCAGGATGACTCGGGCGTTGTGGACGACCACGAGGAGCAGGACACAGCTAACGAGTTGGGGCATGTGTCCACCGTGGAGCTGGCTCTCTCTCCGCGCGAAGTGCGCCTCATAAAGTGCAATGGAAACATAGCCCGAATCAAGAATCACAACGTTTATGCGTTGCACCAGGAGTTCTCCTCAGAGGTGGTTGTTATCGGTGGGTTCACAGTACAGATTTGAGAAGACAATGTTATCTAATTATGTTTCCCACCAGACGATCTTCCTGATCGAAACTGCGACCGCTGCGTTCATTGCTGCACCGACTACGAGAGCTGGCTGCAGTTCCAGAACTGCCTTTACAAAGTGGTGCGGGATCCCCTGTTCGAACTGGCCATTACATTGTGCATAGTGTTGAACACCGCGTTTCTGGCCATGGAACACCACGGGATGAGCGAGAGCTTCCGCAATGCCCTGGATGTGGGCAATAAGGTAGAGTATTCCCAACGCCCAGAAATGAAGTATATCCACATTCCTCTTTCTTTCCCATAGGTCTTTACGTCCATTTTCACCTTCGAGTGCATCGTTAAACTGATGGCCTTGTCCAAGGACTTTTTCCTGTGCGGCTGGAACATCTTCGACCTGCTCATTGTGACCGCCAGTCTCCTGGACATCATCTTCGAGCTGGTAGACGGTCTCAGTGTTCTCCGTGGACTTCGATTGGTAAAGTAGCGCGATGCTCCCACCCGATCTCCCTTGACACAGTTTATGATCTTTCCAGCTGCGGGTATTGAAACTGGCCCAGTCTTGGACCACAATGAAGGTGCTGCTGAGCATTATCATATCGACCATCGGGGCCCTGGGTAACCTCACGCTGATCCTGGTCATAGTCATCTACATATTTGCTGTCATCGGAATGCAATTGTTCTCCAAAGACTATACACCCGAGAAGTTTGACCCGGATCCAGTGCCAAGGTGAGATTATATTCAACCATGCTTTGTGTTTTGGAATATAGTGCCTTTTTTCGTTTTCTAGATGGAACTTCAACGACTTCTTTCACTCCTTCATGATGATATTTCGCATTCTGTGCGGTGAATGGATCGAGCCCCTGTGGGATTGTATGCGTGCCGAGGAGGAGGTACGATAATTGGGTTCCCCAAAATATGAAGTGGTATCTAATAGTCTGAAATCCATCCACAGCAAGGAGCCTCCACCTGCTTCGCCATCTTCCTGCCGACGCTAGTGATGGGAAACTTCATGGTGCTCAACTTGTTCTTGGCCTTGTTGCTCAACAGCTTCAACTCCGAGGAACTGAAGTCGAAGAAAGAGGCAAGTCGGATGATCCCCCCAAGCTCCCTATTCCTTTTACGCTCGTGAATGTGTATGTCGTCTAAATGTCGTTGTGTGTGCCAAAAAAGTTGCCTAAAAACCGAAACAACTAAATCCATAGCTCGAGTCTTGACAGGAGAGATCCTTTTCTCGCCGTGTCCTAAACTGATAACCTAAACTAAACCAGTTGTGCCGCTCGGCTACCGGGTAgattgattattattttgaatttgaatctGCCTTGCACCTTGATGTGGTTTCTGTGTGGTGTGTGTGACATTTTAGCTTCATCATGGAATCGCGCGATGGCACCCAGCAATTGACGAACCTATTATATCATACACCATCCGATCAGTGGCACTCTTCTTTTTCAAATCAACCAGAAAACCCTTTAtaattttcatgtttttaaaattaagtcTCACTAAACTCCATTGCTCTCTGCATCGTATTACTAATTGTGCTAAATGttcttaataaatatttaattattttacataCTAATAACCAGTTTCCACCCAGCACAAGCCTGGTCCTTGTCTGAAGGAGGGCCTTGTGCTGGGACCTACGTATCGGTTCTATCGGTACCTCTTCCCCAGGGGCTTGTTCTGAGGCAGTATCTAATGTCCTTTCAAAGATGACTCATGGAAGTCTCTGGTGTTTCTTCAGCCCAGAAAAAGCCTCTTTAACAATCAAtgtaataaaaactttaaaatgcaCTTAAGCGTAATCTAATTAACCCAAACTTCTGTTGTCAACTTTGCACAATGCGTTTAAATCTAAAATCTAAACACTTAACACTAACACTAAAAAACCCCGAAActaaaaaccatttaaataCACTGAAAACGTTAAACAGATTTTCAAGAAAAAGGTAATTTTTCCAACTAAACCGTTCTACTTGCTTTTAAACTAGCTTGCCTTGTTTGCGTTTTGAAATAATCCGTAAATCTAAATCCAAACATGTAAATACTTTGTGAACATAGAGTAGTTGACCATCAGGCTCCAGGACCTACTTACTATATAATTGTATATCTTTTGTGTTGCCTGCTCTTAGCTACCAGTAATCCTGTTCAGTTCTGTTACCTATTGGATACCTATATATCTATGTGTATTAAAAAGTCCTTTTTAGCCAGCTCTCCTTTGCTCCTCCTAGTCTGTATTTCCTATTAACCGTCTCCCCTTTCCGTCCCTGATTAGGAGGTGGGCGAAGAATCAAAGCTGGCTAGGAGCATCGAGCGCGTCCGCGACCTGATCCGCAAGAAGCGCCAGGAGCGCAAGGATCGAAAGGAGCGCAAATATGCGGAGAAATTCCAGCAGATCGTCCTGGAGGCCCAGCAGCAGGCTCACGCCCAGGCCCAGTCCGATCAGGCTTTGGGGGTGCTGGAGCGGGGCGACAAGTCAGGTGGCGGTGTGCTGGTCGAGACAAAGTTCCACAGACTGAGCTACCAGGTGAGTTTCTGCCCTCAGaacatattttccaaaacttATTCTATTATCCCTGCAGGAGTCGATGAATCGTCCTGTTTCTGGCTCGGACTTTGGCTTCCAGATACCTCTCAGAGACGGCCTGCACACCATAGTCGATGGCCTCGAGTACGAGGACTCTCATGGCCTGTCGGAGCAGATCCCGATGCAAGACCACCCACTGCCACCGAATCCGGACTCGCTGCCTCCCACCTACGAAACCGCCATGCTGACCGCCGCCGTCGCCTCCGCATGTCCGTCATCGAATGGAAACGGACACAACCTGACACCCTATCGACTGCAGCACCAGATCTCCTCGGGCGTGAGCACCCAGCAGAACGACTCCCGCGACGAGGCCACCTACACAGAGTCCATTGAGCTGCGGCTGCTGGGCCAGTACAACTCCACGGACACGGATCCCTATGGCAACGATCAGAGAAGTGGCTGTGGCTCCTTCAACCGGGGCGACTCCCTACAGGACAGGAGCTGCGATGAGCACGACGAGGCCTATCTGAAGTACCAAAAGTCCTTGCTGACGCGCTCGCCCAGCTACCGGAAGTCCCTAGACCGCCTGTCACAGTCCAGCGGGCAGTCGCAGCGATCGCTCCTCAAATCCGAGGAGGCCGAGATGCGGCGGCACTCCCTCAGCGGCCATTCTCTCAACTCCATTTCCATTGAGCAGGACGAGCTGCTGTCGCAGCAGGGTAATCTCCGCGAGGAGTTGCTCAACTGTGACCAGAAGGAACTCTTCCAGTTTCTGCAGCTGGATGAGGACGAGCTAAAGGGCAGCAACCTTAGCTGCATCTCCAGTGCCATGCGATCGCGCCGCTCCTCCGGCCAGATGGGGGGCCACCCCTCGGAGACCGAGCCCTCGGAGTTTGACAATATCATACAGAGTTTCGAAAAGGAGCTGGAGGAGATCAAGCGCTCTACCACCTCGCTAGAGCGCAAGCTCTCCACGCTCTCGGAGCCGTCGCCGGCTGCCGATGAGGCCACTAAGGCTATAATGGACCACATTGCCATCATCACGGGAGCCTCGGATCGCACGACAGCCGACGAGGTGGTGCATCCGCTAAACCCGTACGACAGCTACGATTTGTCCAGCGTCCCCAGACGCTCCCAGTCCGTTAGTTCCGCCGCCCAGCGCCAGTCCGTGAAGCTGAAGCGGCGCAGCCTGGAGAAGCAGCGCAAGATCGACGAGGACTTCAGCATCTCGAATGAAATCCGCAAAATCTGTGATCAAATCCACGCACCCTTTGCGGCCATGGAGGCGCTGGCGGTAGCGGCCACCAGTCAGACTGCCTCCCAGGCCAGTAGCCAGTCGCCCTTCCTCCGCAGGAAGATCGACCCCTTTACGGTGCAGTTTGATCGCTTCAAGCGGCTGTCGCTGATCGAGCGAGTGGAGGAGCTGCCGGAGGACGAGAAGCCCATTTCCACGCTGCGCATCGAGTCAGAGAAGATGCCGCGAAAGTTTCTCCCCGGCCATCTGGACAGCCTCTCGCTAAAGAGCACTTCCTCGTATGAGAACCTTCTCCTCCAGAAACAGAAGCTGGTGCCCGCCACGCCACCCACCTCCTTGAAATCGAGCATTGAGCCTCCGACACTGGCGCAAATTTCATCGCTCAAGGCCACACCGCCGCTGGCTGCTCTTacggagcaccagcagcacTTCCATGCCACCAGCCTCCAGCAGGCACAAGCACCTTCCACTCAAGGCCCGCAGGCACCGCATCCGCACGCACGTAGAAGCCGCCCGGAGCATCCACAACCCAGTCTAGACAAAGCTGCCTCTTTCCAGTCGGCGCGCACCGAATCGCACAGCTCGGGAGCAGCTGAGACCAGCTCAGCCCTCGGCCTGACCCTCAATCTGGGTCAGAAGACACCCCAAGACTGCCAGTCCAGGTTAGAGCAGGCCATAGCTTCGGAGCCGACACAGAAGCCGTCGGCGTTCTCGCGACTGACTGAAAAACCATGGCATTGTCTGGTTTCCTACGTAGACGATCTCACCGTTGGTGGGAGGCGTAACTCGCAGGGAGCCTACAATGATCCCATGACTTTTCCGAGCTTCGGGGCCACCAAGCCGCCCAAGGTGCCCGATGACTGTTTCCCCCAAAAGTGCTACGATCAGTAAGTATCCCTTTCTGCGAATACCTCGAATGGTG is a window of Drosophila bipectinata strain 14024-0381.07 chromosome 2R, DbipHiC1v2, whole genome shotgun sequence DNA encoding:
- the NaCP60E gene encoding sodium channel protein 60E isoform X2, producing MTFCVVSKRFRKNYIHRFTGTKSLFLFHPWSPARRVCVYIATNQFFDYCVMATILFNCIFLAMTETVEEAEYIFLAIYSIEMVIKIIAKGFLLNKYTYLRNPWNWLDFVVITSGYATIGMEVGNLAGLRTFRVLRALKTVSIMPGLKTIINALLHSFRQLAEVMTLTIFCLMVFALFALQVYMGELRNKCVRQVPSDWTNVSHLDWQIWVNDTDNWLYDEEELPVLCGNLTGARHCPMEYVCLCVGENPNHGYTNFDNFMWSMLTTFQLITLDYWENVYNMVLATCGPMSVSFFTVVVFFGSFYLINLMLAVVALSYEEEAEITNEERKKDLLDHRDDSTFSFDPSVLNVKKLNKNNKKKIDSRKGVLLASYSKKKTRRKKAKGGKDAGATNGNGSGSNGNEPGKSHSATPSPGPSPRHSASDRPSALALQAQKQYQQMEQAKASGAATSTATTAPTPKAKISFQDSGVGVGVKNPNMLYPSDYKGQLIVSSRQTSSNSSGVNRESSQDDSGVVDDHEEQDTANELGHVSTVELALSPREVRLIKCNGNIARIKNHNVYALHQEFSSEVVVIDDLPDRNCDRCVHCCTDYESWLQFQNCLYKVVRDPLFELAITLCIVLNTAFLAMEHHGMSESFRNALDVGNKVFTSIFTFECIVKLMALSKDFFLCGWNIFDLLIVTASLLDIIFELVDGLSVLRGLRLLRVLKLAQSWTTMKVLLSIIISTIGALGNLTLILVIVIYIFAVIGMQLFSKDYTPEKFDPDPVPRWNFNDFFHSFMMIFRILCGEWIEPLWDCMRAEEEQGASTCFAIFLPTLVMGNFMVLNLFLALLLNSFNSEELKSKKEEVGEESKLARSIERVRDLIRKKRQERKDRKERKYAEKFQQIVLEAQQQAHAQAQSDQALGVLERGDKSGGGVLVETKFHRLSYQESMNRPVSGSDFGFQIPLRDGLHTIVDGLEYEDSHGLSEQIPMQDHPLPPNPDSLPPTYETAMLTAAVASACPSSNGNGHNLTPYRLQHQISSGVSTQQNDSRDEATYTESIELRLLGQYNSTDTDPYGNDQRSGCGSFNRGDSLQDRSCDEHDEAYLKYQKSLLTRSPSYRKSLDRLSQSSGQSQRSLLKSEEAEMRRHSLSGHSLNSISIEQDELLSQQGNLREELLNCDQKELFQFLQLDEDELKGSNLSCISSAMRSRRSSGQMGGHPSETEPSEFDNIIQSFEKELEEIKRSTTSLERKLSTLSEPSPAADEATKAIMDHIAIITGASDRTTADEVVHPLNPYDSYDLSSVPRRSQSVSSAAQRQSVKLKRRSLEKQRKIDEDFSISNEIRKICDQIHAPFAAMEALAVAATSQTASQASSQSPFLRRKIDPFTVQFDRFKRLSLIERVEELPEDEKPISTLRIESEKMPRKFLPGHLDSLSLKSTSSYENLLLQKQKLVPATPPTSLKSSIEPPTLAQISSLKATPPLAALTEHQQHFHATSLQQAQAPSTQGPQAPHPHARRSRPEHPQPSLDKAASFQSARTESHSSGAAETSSALGLTLNLGQKTPQDCQSRLEQAIASEPTQKPSAFSRLTEKPWHCLVSYVDDLTVGGRRNSQGAYNDPMTFPSFGATKPPKVPDDCFPQKCYDHFYFRCPWFMSCMDTQSAKHWTRVRTAVLTVVDTPAFEWFVLVLIFASSITLCFEDINLDKNKTLKRVLYWINFSFCLIFVVEMILKWLALGFSKYFTSFWTILDFIIVFVSVFSLLIEENENLKVLRSLRTLRALRPLRAISRWQGMRIVVNALMYAIPSIFNVLLVCLVFWLIFSIMGVQFFGGKFFKCVNELGELLPITEVNDKWDCIEQNYTWINSKITFDHVGMGYLALLQVATFEGWMEVMADAVDARGVDLQPQREANLYAYIYFVIFIVCGSFFTLNLFIGVIIDNFNMLKKKYEGGVLEMFLTESQKHYYTAMKKLGRKKPQKVIKRPINHFLAMFYDLSNSRRFEIAIFVLIFLNMLTMGIEHYDQPHAVFFILEVSNAFFTTVFGLEAIVKIVGLRYHYFTVPWNVFDFLLVLASIFGILMEDIMIDLPISPTLLRVVRVFRIGRILRLIKAAKGIRKLLFALVVSLPALFNIGALLGLITFIYAILGMSLFGHVKLQGALDDMVNFQTFGRSMQLLFRLMTSAGWNDVLESLMIQPPDCDPFILGQTNGDCGHPLLAITYFTSFIIISYMIVINMYIAIILENFNQAHQEEEIGIVEDDLEMFYIRWSKYDPHATQFIHFSQLSDFIASLDPPLGISKPNNVALVSFNLPISKGNKIHCLDILHALVKHVLGHVEETDNFKQLQEQMDVKFKKQFPTRKELEIVSSTRIWKRQEKAAKTIQTGWKEYLRRKREKERSNSGDSATQTSSPGGWQSKLSALNFFHLQVSRRGTACSSRASSRKSSRASDASDLSELAGPWLNLPLMLVSGADDVVKDIKQQSDELGKRISSCISLNYESLLADMVTAVLRSGSQPSGLNYLAAMNTSTTTNTTTSNSSGTASSSTGTAAATGCGPHPTVAAASASAFASDSDRQQAVARKRATSFIRKKPPLERGLSAQSALRVNKNAFVSEAPAPEVIVTKPSPEQQTHPHQLSLGLRPDNATLVHVLVHRESEEYKEEDESSSPASSPVSGNGNGAKQPPPQIRISTGSVESSNMDTCPMPTVQIMVDSPKEPPRGDFSAEFSVPRVDVDAPIDVNVQGDTSQVFYDYNPERDPEPKADDETEIETEMEVETEVEIGSLPDEQR
- the NaCP60E gene encoding sodium channel protein 60E isoform X1 gives rise to the protein MSDDQTASNDEKAVAKHQVVAYTQKSQVKHENRHIQLVREYGFHPRTKASVEDGDVLPRKFEPFPEHMYGKPLEEIDTFIYEETFCVVSKRFRKNYIHRFTGTKSLFLFHPWSPARRVCVYIATNQFFDYCVMATILFNCIFLAMTETVEEAEYIFLAIYSIEMVIKIIAKGFLLNKYTYLRNPWNWLDFVVITSGYATIGMEVGNLAGLRTFRVLRALKTVSIMPGLKTIINALLHSFRQLAEVMTLTIFCLMVFALFALQVYMGELRNKCVRQVPSDWTNVSHLDWQIWVNDTDNWLYDEEELPVLCGNLTGARHCPMEYVCLCVGENPNHGYTNFDNFMWSMLTTFQLITLDYWENVYNMVLATCGPMSVSFFTVVVFFGSFYLINLMLAVVALSYEEEAEITNEERKKDLLDHRDDSTFSFDPSVLNVKKLNKNNKKKIDSRKGVLLASYSKKKTRRKKAKGGKDAGATNGNGSGSNGNEPGKSHSATPSPGPSPRHSASDRPSALALQAQKQYQQMEQAKASGAATSTATTAPTPKAKISFQDSGVGVGVKNPNMLYPSDYKGQLIVSSRQTSSNSSGVNRESSQDDSGVVDDHEEQDTANELGHVSTVELALSPREVRLIKCNGNIARIKNHNVYALHQEFSSEVVVIDDLPDRNCDRCVHCCTDYESWLQFQNCLYKVVRDPLFELAITLCIVLNTAFLAMEHHGMSESFRNALDVGNKVFTSIFTFECIVKLMALSKDFFLCGWNIFDLLIVTASLLDIIFELVDGLSVLRGLRLLRVLKLAQSWTTMKVLLSIIISTIGALGNLTLILVIVIYIFAVIGMQLFSKDYTPEKFDPDPVPRWNFNDFFHSFMMIFRILCGEWIEPLWDCMRAEEEQGASTCFAIFLPTLVMGNFMVLNLFLALLLNSFNSEELKSKKEEVGEESKLARSIERVRDLIRKKRQERKDRKERKYAEKFQQIVLEAQQQAHAQAQSDQALGVLERGDKSGGGVLVETKFHRLSYQESMNRPVSGSDFGFQIPLRDGLHTIVDGLEYEDSHGLSEQIPMQDHPLPPNPDSLPPTYETAMLTAAVASACPSSNGNGHNLTPYRLQHQISSGVSTQQNDSRDEATYTESIELRLLGQYNSTDTDPYGNDQRSGCGSFNRGDSLQDRSCDEHDEAYLKYQKSLLTRSPSYRKSLDRLSQSSGQSQRSLLKSEEAEMRRHSLSGHSLNSISIEQDELLSQQGNLREELLNCDQKELFQFLQLDEDELKGSNLSCISSAMRSRRSSGQMGGHPSETEPSEFDNIIQSFEKELEEIKRSTTSLERKLSTLSEPSPAADEATKAIMDHIAIITGASDRTTADEVVHPLNPYDSYDLSSVPRRSQSVSSAAQRQSVKLKRRSLEKQRKIDEDFSISNEIRKICDQIHAPFAAMEALAVAATSQTASQASSQSPFLRRKIDPFTVQFDRFKRLSLIERVEELPEDEKPISTLRIESEKMPRKFLPGHLDSLSLKSTSSYENLLLQKQKLVPATPPTSLKSSIEPPTLAQISSLKATPPLAALTEHQQHFHATSLQQAQAPSTQGPQAPHPHARRSRPEHPQPSLDKAASFQSARTESHSSGAAETSSALGLTLNLGQKTPQDCQSRLEQAIASEPTQKPSAFSRLTEKPWHCLVSYVDDLTVGGRRNSQGAYNDPMTFPSFGATKPPKVPDDCFPQKCYDHFYFRCPWFMSCMDTQSAKHWTRVRTAVLTVVDTPAFEWFVLVLIFASSITLCFEDINLDKNKTLKRVLYWINFSFCLIFVVEMILKWLALGFSKYFTSFWTILDFIIVFVSVFSLLIEENENLKVLRSLRTLRALRPLRAISRWQGMRIVVNALMYAIPSIFNVLLVCLVFWLIFSIMGVQFFGGKFFKCVNELGELLPITEVNDKWDCIEQNYTWINSKITFDHVGMGYLALLQVATFEGWMEVMADAVDARGVDLQPQREANLYAYIYFVIFIVCGSFFTLNLFIGVIIDNFNMLKKKYEGGVLEMFLTESQKHYYTAMKKLGRKKPQKVIKRPINHFLAMFYDLSNSRRFEIAIFVLIFLNMLTMGIEHYDQPHAVFFILEVSNAFFTTVFGLEAIVKIVGLRYHYFTVPWNVFDFLLVLASIFGILMEDIMIDLPISPTLLRVVRVFRIGRILRLIKAAKGIRKLLFALVVSLPALFNIGALLGLITFIYAILGMSLFGHVKLQGALDDMVNFQTFGRSMQLLFRLMTSAGWNDVLESLMIQPPDCDPFILGQTNGDCGHPLLAITYFTSFIIISYMIVINMYIAIILENFNQAHQEEEIGIVEDDLEMFYIRWSKYDPHATQFIHFSQLSDFIASLDPPLGISKPNNVALVSFNLPISKGNKIHCLDILHALVKHVLGHVEETDNFKQLQEQMDVKFKKQFPTRKELEIVSSTRIWKRQEKAAKTIQTGWKEYLRRKREKERSNSGDSATQTSSPGGWQSKLSALNFFHLQVSRRGTACSSRASSRKSSRASDASDLSELAGPWLNLPLMLVSGADDVVKDIKQQSDELGKRISSCISLNYESLLADMVTAVLRSGSQPSGLNYLAAMNTSTTTNTTTSNSSGTASSSTGTAAATGCGPHPTVAAASASAFASDSDRQQAVARKRATSFIRKKPPLERGLSAQSALRVNKNAFVSEAPAPEVIVTKPSPEQQTHPHQLSLGLRPDNATLVHVLVHRESEEYKEEDESSSPASSPVSGNGNGAKQPPPQIRISTGSVESSNMDTCPMPTVQIMVDSPKEPPRGDFSAEFSVPRVDVDAPIDVNVQGDTSQVFYDYNPERDPEPKADDETEIETEMEVETEVEIGSLPDEQR